A region of the Mycobacterium sp. NBC_00419 genome:
GATGGTCGGGAACACCGATTCCGGTGCGTACCTGGTGATCTGCGACATCAGCTGGGCGAGTTTCGGCGAGTCCGCGGCCACGTTGATCGCCCGGTGGAACTCATGGTTGAGCCGCACCGCGCGGTCGCCGTCGTTGGCGGCGTAGGCGTCGGTCAGCTCCGAGTGGATGGCGGTGAGTTCCTGCAGCTGTTCATCGGTGATGTTGGCAGCCGCCCTGGCCGCGAGCAGACCTCCGACGTGGGCCTGCAGGTTCGACACGTCGGTGATGTCGCGGTCGGTGAACGGCAGCACCACGAAGCCGCGCCGGGGCAACTGGTCCAGCAACCCTTCCCCGCGCAGTTCGAACAGCGCCTCGCGTACCGGGGTCACGCTGATTCCGAGTTCGGCGGCGAGTTGGTCGAGCCGGATGTACTCCCCGGCGGGATAGGTGCCGTTGAAGATTCGCTGTCGCACAAAGCGCGCGACATCCTCGGCCAACTGTGGCCGCGGTGCGAAATCCGGTGCGCTCATGTCAGATCCGGTAGTCGGCCAGTAGCCGCTTGCTGATGATGTTCTTCTGGATTTCGCTGGTGCCCTCGCCGATGAGCAGGAAGGGGGCGTCGCGCATCAGCCGCTCGATCTCGTACTCCTTGGAGTACCCGTAGCCGCCGTGAATCCGGAAGCTCTGCTGGGTGACCTCCGAGCAGAACTCGCTCGCCAGATACTTCGCCATCCCGGCCGCGACGTCGTTGCGTTCCCCGGAATCCTTGAGTCGGGCGGCGTTGACCATCATCAGATGTGCGGCTTCGACCTTCGTGGCCATCTCCGCGAGCTGGAAGGCGATGGCCTGGTGCTCGGCGATCGGCTTGCCGAACGTGCTGCGCTGCTGGGCGTAGCGGATCGCGAGCTCGAACGCCCGCAACCCGACCCCGCAGGCGCGGGCGGCGACGTTGACGCGGCCGACCTCCACACCGTCCATCATCTGGAAGAAGCCTTGTCCCGGCTTGGCGCCGAGGACGTTCTCGGCGCCGGTGACGTAGCCGTCGAAGATCAGCTCGGTGGTGTCGATGCCCTTGTACCCCAGCTTGTCGATCTTGCCCGGGATCGTCAGACCGGGCGCGACTTCGCCGAAGCCGGAGGGCTTTTCGATCAGGAACGCGGTCAGGTTCCGGTGCGGCTTGTCGGCGCCTTCGTCGGTTTTCACCAGCGTCGCGACCAGGGTCGAGCTGCCGCCGTTGGTCAGCCACATCTTCTGACCGTCGATGGTGTAGGTGCCGTCGCCGTTGTCGCGGGCCCGGGTGCGGATCGCGGCGACGTCGGAACCGAGTTCGGGCTCGGACATCGAGAAGGCGCCGCGGGTCTCGCCGGTGGCCATCCGGGGCAGGAAACGCTGCTTCTGTTCGTCGGTGCCGTGCTGGCGGATCATGTAGGCGACGATGAAATGGGTGTTGATGACCCCGGAGATGCTCATCCAGCCGCGGGCCAGTTCTTCGACGCACAGTGCGTAGGTGAGCAGCGACTCGCCGAGCCCGCCGTACTCCTCGGGCACCATCAGGCCGAACAGCCCCATGTCGCGCATCTGGTCGACGATGGCCTGCGGGTAGGTGTCGGAGTGCTCGAGGTCCTGGGCGTTGGGGATGATCTCCTTGTCGACGAATTGCCGCACGGTGGAGATGATTTCGGCCTGCACTTCGGTCAGCCCGAGGGTTTGCGCGAGTTTGGTCATGTCACCCTTTCGAACACCGCCGCCAGGCCCTGCCCGCCGCCGATACACATCGTCTCCAGCCCGTAGCGCGCGTCGCGCAGGTGTAGTTCGCGGGCCAGCGTGGCGAGCATGCGACCGCCCGTGGCGCCCACGGGGTGGCCCAGCGAGATGCCCGATCCGCGCACGTTGGTGCGCTCGAGATCGGAGTCGGTGAACTTCCACTCCCGCATGACCGCCAGCGCCTGCGCGGCGAAGGCTTCGTTGAGTTCGATCACGTCGATGTCACCGAGGTGCAGGCCTGCCTTGTGTAGCGCGACGGCGGTGGCCGGCACCGGACCGATGCCCATGATCTCAGGACCCACCCCGGCCGAGGCCCAGCACACCAGCCGGACGAGTGGCCGCAGACCCAGTTCGGCGGCTTTCTCGGCGGTGGTGACCAAGCATGCCGACGCGGCGTCGTTCTGGCCGCTGGAGTTTCCGGCTGTCACGGTCGCGTCGGGATCCTGTTTGGCCAGAACGGGTTTGAGCTTGGCCAGCGACTCGATCGTGGTGTCGGCACGCGGATGCTCGTCGGTGTCGATGAGCTGGTCACCACCGCGGGTGGACACCGCGACGGGGATTATCTCCTCGGCCAGGACACCGCTGTTCTGCGCGGCGACCGCCCGCTGATGCGAGGTGACCGCCAACTCGTCCTGCTCCAGACGGGAGATGCCGTACTGACGGCGCAGGTTCTCGGCGGTCTCGAGCATGCCGCCGGGCACCGGATGAAGCTTGCCGCCTGCGGTCGTGCGGCCACGCGCCAGCCCGT
Encoded here:
- a CDS encoding GntR family transcriptional regulator; amino-acid sequence: MSAPDFAPRPQLAEDVARFVRQRIFNGTYPAGEYIRLDQLAAELGISVTPVREALFELRGEGLLDQLPRRGFVVLPFTDRDITDVSNLQAHVGGLLAARAAANITDEQLQELTAIHSELTDAYAANDGDRAVRLNHEFHRAINVAADSPKLAQLMSQITRYAPESVFPTIDGWPDRSIADHHRIVAALQAHDEDGARAAMSEHLAAGATPLIEHLVKQGVARRVAGP
- a CDS encoding acetyl-CoA C-acetyltransferase, whose protein sequence is MPTAVICEPVRTPIGRYGGMFASLSAVELGVAALKGLLERTGVSPDAIQDVIFGHCYPNSEAPAIGRVVALDAGLPVTVPGMQVDRRCGSGLQAVIQACLQVASGDNDLVVAGGAESMSNVAFYSTDMRWGGARHGVTVHDGLARGRTTAGGKLHPVPGGMLETAENLRRQYGISRLEQDELAVTSHQRAVAAQNSGVLAEEIIPVAVSTRGGDQLIDTDEHPRADTTIESLAKLKPVLAKQDPDATVTAGNSSGQNDAASACLVTTAEKAAELGLRPLVRLVCWASAGVGPEIMGIGPVPATAVALHKAGLHLGDIDVIELNEAFAAQALAVMREWKFTDSDLERTNVRGSGISLGHPVGATGGRMLATLARELHLRDARYGLETMCIGGGQGLAAVFERVT
- a CDS encoding acyl-CoA dehydrogenase family protein; translation: MTKLAQTLGLTEVQAEIISTVRQFVDKEIIPNAQDLEHSDTYPQAIVDQMRDMGLFGLMVPEEYGGLGESLLTYALCVEELARGWMSISGVINTHFIVAYMIRQHGTDEQKQRFLPRMATGETRGAFSMSEPELGSDVAAIRTRARDNGDGTYTIDGQKMWLTNGGSSTLVATLVKTDEGADKPHRNLTAFLIEKPSGFGEVAPGLTIPGKIDKLGYKGIDTTELIFDGYVTGAENVLGAKPGQGFFQMMDGVEVGRVNVAARACGVGLRAFELAIRYAQQRSTFGKPIAEHQAIAFQLAEMATKVEAAHLMMVNAARLKDSGERNDVAAGMAKYLASEFCSEVTQQSFRIHGGYGYSKEYEIERLMRDAPFLLIGEGTSEIQKNIISKRLLADYRI